The genomic DNA GCAAGCCCGCGTATAAACGAGTAGTCTTGCGGGCTTGTCAAACGGCTGAAAGGATTCGCCATGCTGCTGAGTTTTCGCCCCCTCGCCCTGTTTACCGCCCTGCTCTGCTTTGCCCTGGCGCTGATCTGGGGGTTACGCCCCGACCTGCTGCTGTGGCTGTGGAGTGTCGAATATGCCGGCGCAACCGGGCTGGTCTGCCGCCGCAACGCTGCGCTGTTTCTGGCCTTGGGCATCATGTTCTACCGCGCCCGCCATGCGCCGCCCAATGAAACGCGCCGCGCCCTGACCACCGGTTTCGCAACCGGCTGCCTGGTGCTGGCAGTGTTGGGGTTTGGGGAATGGATCGATGGCAACGCGGGGCCGGGCATCCTGCTGGCGGTGGCAACAGAAACCGTATTGGGCCTGGCGTTTATCCAGGCCCACAGGTCGTCGGTGGTTCAACCTCAAACATCGGCCTAGTAATAGGCGCGCCCGCCCGCTCGTTGCAGAACAGGTGAATGGGTATGCTTGAGGTCTTCGCGCAACCCGGTAATGAGGTTGCAAATGGCTCGACTGCTGTCGAGTTTATCGGCGTTGATGCCTTTGACTTCCAGATCCACCCGGTCACGGTCGCGGTCGTCATAGACCTTGATCGTCAACGAGGCATCTTCGGCTTTGGTGCATTCGCACCGTTTGGGCAGGAAACTTCCTTCAATAATGCTGCGAAGCTCTAATTCCGAAAGCATGGTCAACCTCTCCTTTTATGAGACTGCCAACAGATTTTTATATGTCCGGCAGACACGCGTGCCTGCCACGTCTTGCCGACCCTGGCAGACGCTTTCATTCACCAGCCTACTCGGCAAACTCCACTCTCGTTGTAACCATTCCTCATAAGCACTGAGCGCGTTTATATAACTTCAACGCCGGCTGGTTTACGTCCTATAAATCTTCGTCGAAAAGTCGCGATTAAACGGTTAACCCGGGCGTACGTGTTAGACGGCAACTTGCGCGGCAACTCTTTCAGCAACATGTCGCAAACTATCGAAGTTGATGTTGGCGCCTGAATTGATCGCTACCAGCGTTTGCTGTTGCACCCCCGTCAGAGCCACGTATTTGCGAATGCCGGCCACGGCCAATGCGCCGGAAGGTTCGGTGATGGACCGTGTATCGTCGTAAATCAGCTTCATGGCGCTGCACAGCTCGTCGTTGCTGACGGTGATCACTTCATCGACCCATTGCTGGCAGATCTGGAAACCATAGGCGCCGATCTGCGCCACCGCCGTGCCGTCAGCAAACCCGTCGACACTCGGCAACACCACGCGCTCGCCCGCACGCAAGGCCGCCAGCAGGCAACTGGAGCCTTCGGGCTCCACACCGATGATGCGCACGTCGGGGCGCAGGTATTTGACGTACGCGGCGATGCCCGCGATCAGGCCACCGCCGCCCACCGGCACGAAGATCGCGTCCAGCCGGCCTTGTTGTTGGCGCAGCACCTCCATCGCCACCGTGCCCTGGCCGGCGATCACATCGGGGTCGTCAAATGGCGAGACAAAAGTGCTGCCCGTGGTATGCGCCAATTGCAGCGCGTGGGCCAGGGCAAACGGGAAACTGTCACCGTGCAGCACCGCCTCGGCGCCTCGCGAACGCACGCCCAACACCTTCAGCTCCGGCGCGCTGCAGGGCATGACGATGCGCGCCTGTATCCCCAGTTCCCGTGCCGCCAGCGCCACGCCCTGGGCATGGTTGCCCGCCGACGCCGTGACCACACCACGCGCCTTTTGCTCGGCCGTGAGCTGCACCAGCTTGTTGTAGGCGCCGCGGATCTTGAAGGAAAACGTCGGTTGCAGGTCTTCGCGCTTGAGCAGCACCTGATTGCCCAGCATCGCCGACAAGGCCGGGGCCGCCTGCAACGGCGTGCGCACCGCCAGGTCATACACCGGCGCGGCGAGGATCTTTTTCACATAGTGTTCAAGCAGCCCGGCATCGGCGGCAGGGGGAACGGGGCAGGTGTTCATCGGTGTCTCCTGGCATTGTTAAAAAAGGCCTGAGACGGATAAACAAAACCCGCCTCAAGGGCGGGTCTGGGTGCAGCCGAGTGCTATCCCGCCAAATGAGGAATGGCGGTAATAATCATGCTCGGCTGGCAGTGCGAAGTCAGAAATGTCATGCAACGAAATTAACCGGCGCTTGCCGGGCAAGTCAATGGCCAACCGCCATTTAGCGGATGGGGGCTTACCATAAGTATACGAAACATATACGATTCGTATATTCCTTCAACACAGTGACTGTCATGGGCATCGTCAAAATCACCGACCAATTGCACGAACAACTCCGCCTGGCCAGCGCCGCCATGGACCGCTCCATCAACGCCCAGGCCGAATTCTGGATCAAAATCGGCCTGCTGGCCGAGCTCAACCCCCACCTGCCCTACAACGACCTGATCAACAAACTGTTGCTGGACAAACCCGACCTGGTCCGAGGGCGCGGCTGATGATCAAGACCCCCGCACAGCTTGCCGTGATGCGTGAATCCGGGCGCCTGCTGGCCCAGGTGTTCACCATGCTCGACGGCTTTGTCGCCGCCGGCCGCTCCACCCTGGAGCTCGACAGTGCCGTCGAGACCTTTATCCGCCATGAGCTGAAAGCCCGCCCGGCGAGCCTGGGGCAGTACGACTACCCCTTCTGCATCAACACGTCTCTCAACGAAGTGGTGTGCCATGGCATGCCCAGCGCCAAGGACATCCTCAAGGATGGCGACATCATCAACATCGACATCACCCTGGAAAAAGGCGGTTTCATCGCCGACTCCAGCAAGATGTACATGATCGGCAACGTGGCGCCCAAGGCGCAGCGCCTGGTGGAAAAAACCTTCGAGGCGATGTGGGCCGGTATTCGCACGGTCCGGCCGGGTGCGCGACTGGGGGATATCGGGCATGCGATCCAGAGCCACGCGCAAACGAACGGCTACAGCGTGGTACGCGAATATTGCGGCCACGGCATCGGCCGCGAAATGCATGAGGAACCGCAAATTCTGCACTTCGGGCGACCCGGCACCGGGATGGAACTGCGCGAAGGCATGGTGTTTACGATTGAGCCGATGCTGAATCAGGGCAGCGCCAAAGTGCGCAACCTCAAGGATGGCTGGACGGTTGTAACCAGGGACAACAGCCTGTCGGCGCAGTGGGAACACACCGTGGCGGTGACCGCAGACGGCTTTGAAGTGCTGACCCTGCAACCGGTCGCCTGAACAACACATCTCCTCCAGCAGCTGGCATCCGGGTACATCAGGCAGATCCGGTTGATGCCATCGCAGGCAAGCCAGCTCCCACAGAAACGCAGAGCCGAGCACCATCAAAATGTGGGAGCGGGCTTGCCCGCGATGGTAGTGGGTCAGTCAATATCTTCTTGGCTGCACCAGCCCGCTCCCACAGTTGGAACTTCATGTGTCTGAAGAAACGCAATCTGCCCTGATAACACGCCTCCCACGAGCCATCCTCTTCAACCCCACCACCATCAAGCCCGCCCCCACCCCCATCGCCAGCAAAAACAACGGATAGGACACCCACCACGGCGTCCCCGCCGTCATCATGCTGAACTCCGACATCCCGCCCACACTCGCAATCAGGTTCAACGGCAAAAACACCACGTTGATCAGCGTCAGCTTGCGCAACAGGTCATTCATGCTGTTGTTCATCAAATTCCCGCGCGCATCGATCAACCCGGAAAACACATTGGAATAGATCTCCGCCTGCTTGTAGCACTGGTGATTTTCAATGATCAGGTCGTCAATCAGCCCCAGCACCTCGGCGCTGAAATGCTCCTTCTCCCCATGGTTGCGCAGCCGTGACAGCACCGCGCCGTTGCTGTGCAGTGCGTTGATGTAATAGATCAGGCTTTCGCTGAGGTTAAACATCTGCATCAGATGGTGATTGCTCATGGACGCGTTGAACTGCTGCTGCAGCTCCCGCGCCACCAGCTTGATCACCTTCAAATGGCCGAGGTAGTGGTGGATGTTGTTGAGCAACAGGTCGAGCAGCACATCCAGCGGCGTGTGCAACGACCGCCGCGCGCCGAGCCCGGACAGCGGGGTGTCATCGGTGGCAATCACCAGCAGGCGGCCAGGTGAAAACAACAGGCCGCAGGACGACACCTCGAACACCAGGTTGCCGCCGCCGGAATAATTCTCCGGGCGTTTCCAGATCAGGAACAGGTTGTCGGGGTGAAACTCGATGCGCGACACCTCGTCCGGGTCGAGCGCCGAGGCCAGGGCGTGTTCGTCAAGTTTGTGGTGGTCGCGCAGCCATTCGCGTTCCAGGAGGTCGGGGTTGCTGACCAGCAAAATCGGTGCATCCTCGCCCGCCCCGCTGTCCAGCTTGCCGCCACTCAATTCAAAGCGCTGGATCATCGCGCGTCACCACACCTGGCCCTGGCGCTTGAGCTCCAGGCGCCGTACGAATTCTTCCAGTACCAGGGCGTAGAGGTCGTCCTGCAGGTAGGCGTCTTCGATGCCGGCGTCCATGTTCGGGTTGTCGTTGACTTCGATCACCACCACCTTGTCGCCGGACTGCTTGAGGTCCACGCCGTAAAGGCCGTCGCCGATCAGGTTGGCGGTCTTCACCGCGAGTTCCACCACCGCCTTGGGCGCTTCGTGGACCGCCAGGGTACGGCACTCGCCGTTGATGTCCTGGCCGATGGCCTTGTGGTTGTAGATCTGCCAATGGCCCTTGGACATGAAGTACTGGCAGGCAAAGATCGGCTTGCGGTTGAGTACGCCGATGCGCCAGTCGTATTCGGTGTAGAAAAACTCCTGGGCCAGCAACAACACGGAATGTTCGAACAATTCGGCGGTGGCCTTGAGCAAGGCTTCCTGGCTTTCCACCTTGATCACGCCCCGGGAAAAACAGCCGTCGGGGATCTTCAGCACCAGCGGAAAGCCCAGGCGCTCGCCGACCCGTTCGAAATCTTCCGGTCGTTCCTTGTAAAGAATTTCGGTGGCGGGCATGCCCAGTTGATGGCTGTTGAGCAGGTCAGTGAGGTAAACCTTGTTGGTACAACGCAGGATCGACGCCGGGTCGTCCATCACCACCAGGCCTTCGCTCTCGGCCTTTTTGGCGAAGCGGTAGGTGTGGTTGTCGACGCTGGTGGTCTCGCGGATCAGCAAGGCGTCGTACTCGGCCAGGCGCGAGTAATCCTTGCGCTCGATCAGCTCCACATCAATGCCCAACCCTTTGCCCACGCGTACGAAATTTTCCAGGGCCTTGGCATTGGATGGCGGCAGTTGCTCCTGGGGATCGTGGAGGATCGCCAGGTCGTAACGGGCCAGGCGGCGTGAGCGTGGCTGGCGCCAGATCTTGCGGCTGAAGTTGTCCAGCGCATGGGCGAACTGGTCTTCCTGGTCGTCGCGCAACTTGTGCAGTACGCCGGATTTAACCCCCTCGATATGCCAGCCGTTATTCTTGCGAAATTCAACTAACAGGATCGGGCAAGGAAAGGTTTCAAACAACTGCCGGGCCAACTCCTGCAACGGTTCAATATTGGTGCGACCAAAATAAAGTGTCAGGGTAAAGCCTTCGGTATTGCTGTAAAGGTGATGACTCAAGGCTTTATCGAGGGTTTTATCCAGGTCGTCCAGAGATAAGCCGTACAACGACTTTTTCGTCAACTCGCTGATGGTGCGCACCGAAGGAATTACCCTGTGCCCTCGCGCTTCAGCCAGCAGCGAGCAGTAGTAACCATGCCCCAGGTACTTGTAGCTGCGACACAGGTTGATCACCTGCACCCGCTTGCCCGTCTCGCCTTCACGGGTCTGTTCGAGGTATTCCTGGGCGGTGACGATGTCTTCGCTGGGGAAGTAAGAGGCCCAATCTTCCTTGCGCTCGACAATAATCACGACTTGACTGGAACCTCGTTGGGGCGCCGAAAAATAACCGTTGGAAGTTATTGTCGCCGCGACAGTTTGCCCGGATACTTCACGCCAATGACCTTGTACCGCCGACATAATATTTGATCCGCTTTAGAGAACTCGACCTTTTCTATTAAGCACGATCTTTTAGAGAAGTCCCGTTTCGTTACGCAACTTTTACGGCGGTCTTATGGCTCTTTTCTTTCGCATTGCAACCCCCGCAGATGTGCCCGAACTGGTGGCGCTGGAACAGCACTGTTTCACCACCGACCGGCTTTCGCCGCGCAGCTTTCAATGGATGGTCAGCCGCGCCCACGGCCGGTTGCTGGTGGCGGAAAATGACGGGCAACTGCTGGGCTACGCGCTGGTGCTGTTCCATCGCGGCACCTCGCTGGCGCGCCTGTATTCGATTGCCATCGCCGAACACGCGCGCGGTCTGGGCCTGGGCAAACAGTTGCTGGCGCGGATCGAGGCCTGCGCCGTCGAGCACGATTGCGCCTACCTGCGTCTGGAAGTGCGCACCGACAACCCCGGCGCCCTGGCCCTGTATGAGCGCAACGGTTACCGGCGCTTTGCGCTGATCAACGACTATTACGCAGACCACACCGCCGCCCTGCGCCTGGAAAAACGCATCGTCCAGCACAGCGACGCGCGCCCGCACAGCGTGCCCTATTACCAGCAAACCACCGACTTCACCTGCGGCGCCGCCTGCCTGCTGATGGCGATGGGCGCGCTGGTGCCCGAACGCCTCGCGCAGCGCCGCGAGGAATTGCAGATCTGGCGCGAAGCAACCACCGTATTCATGACCGCCGGCCATGGCGGTTGCAGCCCGCAAGGCCTGGCACTGGCAGCGTGGCGCCGGGGGTTTCGCGTGCGCATGCAGGTGAACGTGCGCGGGCCCTTGTTTCTGGATGGCGTACGCGACCCGCATAAAAAGGATGTCATGCGCCTGGTGCATGAAGCGTTTGAAGAAGAATTGGCCGGCAGCGATGTGGAGCAACTGTTCGGCAGCGCACTGGACTTGCCGCAAGTGCTGCGTGACGGCGGGCAGCCGCTGGTGCTGATCAGCAGCTACCGCCTCACCCGCTCCAAGTCGCCGCATTGGGTGATGGTCACCGATTGCGACGAAGATTTCGTCTACCTGCACGACCCTGACGTGGACCACAGCCAGCACCGCCAACCCCTGGACTGCCAGCACCTGCCGGTCAGCCACGGGGAGTTCGAGCGCATGTGCCGTTTCGGCAACAACAAATTACGCGCGGCGGTCGTCGTCTTCACCCGGTAAAGGCTCAGGCCACTTGCTGGATTCCGGCCTTGGCTTCCAGCTCGCGCACCAGCGGCAGCACGCGCTCGCCGAAGTACTCGACTTCTTCCTGAAAGTGCAGGAAGCCGGCCAGCACCAAATCCACGCCCACCGCCTTGAGTGCGACGATGCGCTCGGCAATCTGCTGCGGGGTGCCGATCAAATTGGTCTTGAAACCGTCGTTGTATTGCACCAGGTCTTCAAAGCTGGACTTGGCCCAGTTGCCCTCGCCTTCGGGCGACGCCTTGCCCGCCTGTTTGGCCGCATCCCCAAAGGCGTTGACGGCTTCCGGGTCGGCCTTGTCGATGATGTCTGCGAGCACGGCACGGGCTTCTTCCTCGGTGTCGCGAGCGATCACAAACGCGTTCACGCCGACTTTGACCGAATGGTTATTCGCCGCGGCCTTGGCACGAATGTCATCGACCTGGGCCTTGATGCCTTCCGGGGTGTTGCCGTTGGTGAAATACCAGTCCGACACGCGCGCGGCCATGTCCCGCGCCGCCCGCGAGCTGCCGCCCTGGAACACTTCGGGCTGGCCCAGCGGTTTGGGTTTGAGGGTGTAGTTGTTGAAACGGTAGAAGTCGCCCTTGAAGGTGAAATCGTCTTGGGTCCAGATGCCTTTGAGGGCGCGGATGAACTCTTCGGAGCGGCGATAGCGCTCGTCGTGTTCCAGCCAATGCTCGCCGATGGCCTGAAATTCGCCTTTGAACCAGCCACTGACGATATTGACCGCGATGCGGCCATTGGTGAGTTGGTCGATGGTCGCCAGTTGCTTGGCTGCCAACGCAGGTTGCCATGGGCCCGGCAGGATTGCCGCAATCACCTTGAGTGTGGTCGTCGCTGCCAGCAGCGCATGGCTGAACGCCACGGATTCGTGCTGGTTTTCTGCGCCGTAGCCGGCGGTAAAGCGAATCTGCGTCAGGCCATATTCAAAACCGGCCGCTTCCGCCAATTGCGCCAGTTTGCGGTTGTAGTCGATGCCCCAGTGGGTGCGCTGTTCGATCTTGCTGACCACCAGCCCACCGCTGACGTTGGGTACCCAATAGGCAAATTTAACGGCTTGCTGACTCATCTGGCAGTACCTCGCACAAAGGGATGTGGCAGGGGCTTGAGCAGCAAGCGTGCCAGCCGTCCGCAAAGGCCCGGCCTGCAGGCGTTGCGGTAAGCAATTGGTGGTTGTACGGCCGCGCGGGCAATGTCGGGGATTGTGCCGGTTTGTCGTTCCACTGTTGCGGGAGCAACAGTGGATCACTGCCGCGCGCCGCAAACACGGGCGATAAACCCCGGCACGGACTGTGCAACAGCCCCAGGACTTGAACACTGCCAGGGAGCCGTACCCCATGACCGAGCAACACGTGATCAACCCGCTGTCCACCGGCGTCGATTACCCCGCGCTGGCCGCGCGCTTTCGGCCGATCTTCCAGCGCATCGCCGAAGGTGCCGTGGAACGTGAACACACCCGCGCCCTGCCGTTTGAGCCCATTCAATGGCTGAAAGAGGCGGGTTTCGGCGCCGTGCGGGTGCCGGTGGAATACGGCGGCGGCGGCGCTTCATTGCCGCAGTTGTTTGAATTGTTGATCGAACTGGCGGCCGCCGACTCCAACGTGCCGCAAGCGTTGCGCGGGCACTTTGCCTTTGCCGAGGACCGCTTGAACGCCCCGCCGAGCGCGGGCCGCGACCTTTGGTTTAAACGGTTTGTTGAAGGCGATATCGTCGGCTGCGCCTGGACCGAAATCGGCAACGTGGCCATCGGCGATGTGGTCACCCAAGTCAGCCCCGACGGCGATAACTGGAAGCTCAACGGCGAAAAGTTCTACAGCACCGGCAGTATTTTCTCGGACTGGATCGACGTGTACGCCCAACGCAGCGACACCGGCGGCGACGTGATCGCCGCCACCCGCACGCGCCAGCCTGGTGTGGTGCAACGTGACGACTGGGACGGCTTCGGCCAACGCACCACCGGCAGCGGCACCACACGCTTTAGCGACGCGGTGGTGGAAGCCGACAACGTCATCGACTTCGCCACCCGTTTCAAATACCAGACGGCGTTCTATCAGCTTGTCCTGCTGGCCAGCCTGGCCGGGATCGGTCGCGCCGCGCTGAATGATGTGGCCCATCAGGTGCGCAGCCGCCGGCGCATCTACAGCCATGGCAATGCGCCGCATGTCAGCCAGGACGCGCAGATTCAGCAGGTGGTGGGTGAAGTGGCCGCGCTGGTGTATGCCGCCGAAGCCAGCGCATTGAAAGCCGCCGTGCCGGCGCAACGGGCCTATGTGGCGCGGTTTGGCGGGAATGCGGAAGTGGAGCGTGAGGCCAACGTGGCCGCCGAGATCGAGTCGGCGACAGCGCAGGTGGTGGTATCGGAACTGATTCAGCGGGCGACCACCGAACTGTTCAATGCGCTGGGCGCTTCGGACGTGCGCCAGGGCAAGGCGCTTGATCGGCATTGGCGCAATGCGCGCACGGTGTCCTCGCACAACCCGGTGATCTACAAGGCGCGGATTGTGGGGGATTGGGTGGTCAATGGCACCGAACCGCCGTTTGTGTGGCAGATCGGTAATGGCCCGACCAGGACCTGAAGTCACGCAATCCCTGTGGGAGCTGGCTTGCCTGCGATAGCGGTGTGCCAGCCACCTATTCAGTCAACTGAACCACCGCTATCGCAGCGATGCGGCGACCCGACAAGCCAGCTCCCACATTTGGATTGCGTACACCCCACCATTTAGAAGGCCAGCTTGTAGCCAATACTCATCAACATGATCGCCAGGCACGGGCGCAGCACACCATCGGGCACCTTGCCGGTCATGTGGCTGCCCAGGTAAATGCCCGGCAGCGAGCCCATCAGCAAAAAGCCCAGCAAGTGCCAGTCCATATTGCCCATGCTCGCGTGGCCCAGGCCGGCCACCAGGGTCAGGGGCACCGCGTGGGCGATCTCGGTGCCGACCAGCCGCCGTGTGGCCAGGAACGGATAAAGGATAAACAGCGCCACAGTGCCCAAAGCCCCGGCGCCGATGGACGTCAGCGCAACCATGGTGCCGAGGATGGCACCGGTAATCACGGTGAGCGCATTCAGGTTGCGCGGGCTCATGCGGTAGTCATCGCCGGCATGGCGCTGGGCGAAGGCCAACAGGGTTTTCTTGAACAAAATGGCCAGGGCGGTCAGCAACAGCACCACGCCGAGGGCCTGTTTGATCACTGCGTTCATCGCGCTGGGGTCGGTGTGCAGGCTGGCGAGAAACCACAGGGTCAGCAGCACCGCAGGCACACTGCCCAGGGTGAGCCAGCCGGTGATGGTCCAGTCGATGTTTTTGTTCTTGCTGTGTACCAGCACGCCACCGGACTTGGTGATGGCCGCGTACAACAGGTCGGTGCCCACGGCAGTCGCCGGGTTGATGCCGAACCAGAGCAGGATCGGCGTCATCAACGAGCCCCCGCCCACACCGGTCATGCCCACGATAAAACCCACGATCAGGCCGGCAATGACAAAACCAAAATTCCCCACATCCATTACAGCTACCTGCGGCCTTATAAATTTCTGGCCGCAGGATAGCGATTTTTCTTATAACGACTTATACCAATATGATCTGACTTTATGCCTTTTAGCTCAGGCGCTGACAGACGTACGCCTGGGTCCGGTACGGAAAGGCCACGGTATCGCGCCCTTTCAAGGCCGGATGGGTATCGATCAGCGCCTGCAGCTGCGCGGTGACCGTGGCTTTTTCAGCCGGTCCCAGCGCGGCAATAAAGCTGACCGAGAGAAAGCGGTCCATGATCACTTCCTGCGGGCTGCCGACGTGGCTGTAAGGAAAGCACGTCATCTCGGGTGCGGAAAAATACTCACCGGTGAAGGCTTCGCGCCAGTGGCCGGTATGAAAGCGCGGCGTATCACCTTCATACGGGGTGATGATGGCCGTGATCGCCGCCACCCAATCCACCGATTCATCGCGCACATTCCACACCAGCCCCAGGCGACCGCCGGGCTTCAGCACGCGGTGAATGTCCGCCAACGCCGCCTCAGTGGAAAACCAGTGGAAAGCCTGCGCGCAGACCACCGCATCGGCGCTGGCGGCTTCGAGGGGGATGGCTTCGGCCGTGCCGGGAAGCAAACGCACGTCCGGCAGCAGTTTTGCCAACTGCGCGCCCATGGCCTCCACCGGCTCGACGGCAATCAGCGTCGGCGCCAGGGTGCTGAGCAACCGGGTGAACTTGCCGGTGCCGGCGCCCAGATCGATCACCGTGGAGTGCGCATCAATATGCAGGGTGTCGGTGAGCCAGCCGGTGAGTTGCCGCGGATAGTCCGGCCGGCCTTGGGCGTAGGTGACGGCCTGGGTCGAGAAACCTTGTTGAGCAGACGTGTGAACACCAGTCATTGCCAATCTCTCCTCGGTTGTTGCGGGGCGCACAGTGTGCGCCCTCTCAAGTTTATTTTCTAACCCGTGCATCCAATCGCGCGCGCCGCGGGTAGTCCTTTCAGTCACCCCGCTGTTTTACTGAAATGGAGTTACACCATGAACGCTAAAGCATTGCTCTGCCTGACCGCGCTGTTGGCCACCCCTGCCGTTTTCGCCCAAACCGGTTTGCCCGACAGCATCAAGGTGCCGGACGGCCACAAGGTGGCATTGGAGACGACAGGCGTCGGCGAAATCACCTACGAGTGCAAGGACAAAGCCAACGCCGCCGGCCAGACCGAATGGACCTTCGTCGGCCCCAAGGCCGTGTTGAATGACCGCAGCGGCAAGCCGGTGGGCACCTACTTCGGCCCACCGGCCACCTGGCAGGCCAAGGACGGCTCGAAAATCACCGGCACCCAATTGGCGGTGGCACCGTCGGGCGCAGGCAACCTGCCCTATCAACTGGTCAAGGCCAACCCGGCCGAAGGCAAGGGTGCGATGAGCGGCGTGAGTTACATCCAGCGGGTCGCCCTCAAGGGCGGCGTGGCCCCGAGCAGCGCCTGCACGGTGGCGAACAAAGGCGCGCAGGAAGTGGTGAAGTACCAGGCCGACTACATCTTCTGGGCGGCCAACTGAGTAAAGTCGGCTACGCTGCCTGTGGCGAGTGCGCTCGCCACAGGGTTCAGCCATTAAGGGATGCCGTATTTGTTTGACTATGAAGCGTGCCTTGCGGCCTGCGCCCGCGGCGATAAACGTGCCCTGCGCCAGCTCTATGTGCAGGACAGCAACCAGTTGCTCGGGGTGGCCTTGCGTATCGCCCGCGACAAGGCCCTGGCCGAAGACATCGTGCACGACGCCTTTATCCGCATCTGGCGTGGCGCCGGCAGTTTTGACGCACGCCGCGGCTCGGCCCGCGGCTGGGTGTTCAGCGTGACCCGCCACCTGGCGCTCAATGCCGTGCGCAACCGCTACCGCGAAGTGGTGCTGGACGATGAACACGAGCAAGCTGCCGAACCGGCTGCCCGCTTCGAATTCGGCGCCCGGGAAGACAAGGTTTATCGTTGCCTGGAACAGCTCGACCCGGCCCGTCGCGCGTGCATCCTGCACGCCTATGTCGACGGTGATTCCCACAGCGAAATCGCCCGGAAACTGGACACGCCCCTGGGCACCGTCAAAGCCTGGATCAAACGTAGCCTCGCCGCGCTGCGGGAGTGCATGGCATGAACGAGCCGATGGATGAACTGGCCAGCGAATACGTGCTGGGCACCCTGCCCGCCGAGCAACGGGCCGAGGTGCAACAGCGCCTGAACCACGACCCTGAGTTGCGTGCCGCCGTGGACGCCTGGGAACAGCGCCTGCTGCCACTGACGGCACTGGCCGAGCCGGTGCCGCCCACCGCCCACCTTTGGCCGCGCATCGAACGCACGATTAAACGTCCCGAAGACAGCGTGGCGTGGTGGAACCTGTTGGCGCTATGGCGCGGGTTGGCCGGCGCGGGCATGCTGACCACGCTGGTGTTGGCGGCGCTGTTGCTGACTCGCCCGCCCGCCACGCCACCCAGCTTTGTGGTGGTGCTGGTGGCGCCACAGAGCCAGGCGCCGGGCTGGGTGATCCAGGCCAGCAACAATCAACAGATTCAGCTTATTCCATTGGGTGTGATGGAGGTGCCGAGCGACAAGGCCCTGCAGTTCTGGACCAAGGGCGATGGCTGGCAAGGCCCGGTCTCGCTGGGCCTGGTCAAGCCGGGGCAAACGCTGTCGGTGCCGCTGGACAAGCTGCCGCCGCTCACGCCCAACCAGCTGTTTGAACTGACCCTGGAAGACCCGCGCGGCTCGCCGACCGGCAAGCCCACCGGGCCGATCCAGGCGATTGGCCGGGCCGTGAAGGTGCTTTGATCAGCCGACACTGGGCAACCACAAGCGGAACCGTGCGCCGCCCAACGGCGAGGCCTGGGCCGTGAGGGTACCGCCCTGGGCTTCCAGCGCCCGGCGGCTGATCGCCAGGCCCAGGCCGAAGCCGCCGGTGGCGCGGTCGCGGCTGCGGTCGAGGCGGTAGAACGGCTCGAAAATCCGCTCGCGTTGCTCCAGCGGAATGCCGATTCCATCGTCGTCCACCCAGATTTCGCAGCCGTCGGCGCCCACTTTTACGCCCACCTGGATGCGCTTGTCGCAATAACGCGTGGCGTTGCGCAACAGGTTCTGCAAGGCGCGAGCAGTGAGGCGCGGGTCGAGGCTGAAACGTTCGACAGCGCAATCGAGGGCCACATCGATGACGATATCGGGGTTTTCCAGCTCGTCATCCACGCTGCCGAGT from Pseudomonas tolaasii NCPPB 2192 includes the following:
- a CDS encoding GNAT family N-acetyltransferase/peptidase C39 family protein produces the protein MALFFRIATPADVPELVALEQHCFTTDRLSPRSFQWMVSRAHGRLLVAENDGQLLGYALVLFHRGTSLARLYSIAIAEHARGLGLGKQLLARIEACAVEHDCAYLRLEVRTDNPGALALYERNGYRRFALINDYYADHTAALRLEKRIVQHSDARPHSVPYYQQTTDFTCGAACLLMAMGALVPERLAQRREELQIWREATTVFMTAGHGGCSPQGLALAAWRRGFRVRMQVNVRGPLFLDGVRDPHKKDVMRLVHEAFEEELAGSDVEQLFGSALDLPQVLRDGGQPLVLISSYRLTRSKSPHWVMVTDCDEDFVYLHDPDVDHSQHRQPLDCQHLPVSHGEFERMCRFGNNKLRAAVVVFTR
- the sfnG gene encoding dimethylsulfone monooxygenase SfnG; this encodes MSQQAVKFAYWVPNVSGGLVVSKIEQRTHWGIDYNRKLAQLAEAAGFEYGLTQIRFTAGYGAENQHESVAFSHALLAATTTLKVIAAILPGPWQPALAAKQLATIDQLTNGRIAVNIVSGWFKGEFQAIGEHWLEHDERYRRSEEFIRALKGIWTQDDFTFKGDFYRFNNYTLKPKPLGQPEVFQGGSSRAARDMAARVSDWYFTNGNTPEGIKAQVDDIRAKAAANNHSVKVGVNAFVIARDTEEEARAVLADIIDKADPEAVNAFGDAAKQAGKASPEGEGNWAKSSFEDLVQYNDGFKTNLIGTPQQIAERIVALKAVGVDLVLAGFLHFQEEVEYFGERVLPLVRELEAKAGIQQVA
- a CDS encoding acyl-CoA dehydrogenase family protein, which codes for MTEQHVINPLSTGVDYPALAARFRPIFQRIAEGAVEREHTRALPFEPIQWLKEAGFGAVRVPVEYGGGGASLPQLFELLIELAAADSNVPQALRGHFAFAEDRLNAPPSAGRDLWFKRFVEGDIVGCAWTEIGNVAIGDVVTQVSPDGDNWKLNGEKFYSTGSIFSDWIDVYAQRSDTGGDVIAATRTRQPGVVQRDDWDGFGQRTTGSGTTRFSDAVVEADNVIDFATRFKYQTAFYQLVLLASLAGIGRAALNDVAHQVRSRRRIYSHGNAPHVSQDAQIQQVVGEVAALVYAAEASALKAAVPAQRAYVARFGGNAEVEREANVAAEIESATAQVVVSELIQRATTELFNALGASDVRQGKALDRHWRNARTVSSHNPVIYKARIVGDWVVNGTEPPFVWQIGNGPTRT
- a CDS encoding sulfite exporter TauE/SafE family protein; translated protein: MDVGNFGFVIAGLIVGFIVGMTGVGGGSLMTPILLWFGINPATAVGTDLLYAAITKSGGVLVHSKNKNIDWTITGWLTLGSVPAVLLTLWFLASLHTDPSAMNAVIKQALGVVLLLTALAILFKKTLLAFAQRHAGDDYRMSPRNLNALTVITGAILGTMVALTSIGAGALGTVALFILYPFLATRRLVGTEIAHAVPLTLVAGLGHASMGNMDWHLLGFLLMGSLPGIYLGSHMTGKVPDGVLRPCLAIMLMSIGYKLAF
- a CDS encoding class I SAM-dependent methyltransferase, translating into MTGVHTSAQQGFSTQAVTYAQGRPDYPRQLTGWLTDTLHIDAHSTVIDLGAGTGKFTRLLSTLAPTLIAVEPVEAMGAQLAKLLPDVRLLPGTAEAIPLEAASADAVVCAQAFHWFSTEAALADIHRVLKPGGRLGLVWNVRDESVDWVAAITAIITPYEGDTPRFHTGHWREAFTGEYFSAPEMTCFPYSHVGSPQEVIMDRFLSVSFIAALGPAEKATVTAQLQALIDTHPALKGRDTVAFPYRTQAYVCQRLS
- a CDS encoding DUF3455 domain-containing protein, with the protein product MNAKALLCLTALLATPAVFAQTGLPDSIKVPDGHKVALETTGVGEITYECKDKANAAGQTEWTFVGPKAVLNDRSGKPVGTYFGPPATWQAKDGSKITGTQLAVAPSGAGNLPYQLVKANPAEGKGAMSGVSYIQRVALKGGVAPSSACTVANKGAQEVVKYQADYIFWAAN